CAGCCATGCAGTTGGTCGTGCTCAGCGGTGATGTCGTGCTCACCCTCGTCGGCTGGGAGCTGATGGGGTGGTGTTCCTACGTGCTCATCGGGCACGAGTCGGAGCGGGCGAAGGCGCGCCGTGCCTCCTACAAGGCGTTCATCGTCACCCGGCTCGCCGATGCGCCGTTCTACCTCGGGCTCGTCGTGCTCGCCAGCTGGGCGAAGACCACCTCGATCACCGGCATCATCCAGTTCTGGACCGGCGTGCCCGGTCACGCGCTGACGTTCGCGCTGCTGTGCATCGTGTGCGGTGTCGCCGGCAAGTCGGCGCTCGTGCCCTTCCAGGACTGGCTGCCCGACGCGATGGAGGGCCCGACGCCGGCGTCCGCCCTCATCCACGCGGCCACGATGGTGGCCGCCGGCACCTACCTGGTCACCGTCCTGCACCCGCTGTTCGTGCTCTCGCCGCGCGCCTGTCTGGTGCTCGCCGTGCTGGCCGGCATCACCACCGTGTTCGCGGCCCTGCTGGCGTTCGCGCAGCACGACCTGAAGAAGTTGCTGGCGTGGTCGACGGTGTCGCAGATGGGGTTGATGCTCGCCGGGTTCGCCGGTCTGCCCGACGCCGTGAAGCCGGACGTCGTGCTGCTGCACCTGCTGGCCCACGCCGGTTTCAAGGCGCTGCTGTTCCTGATGGTCGGCTGGCTCGCGGTGCTCGTCGGCGGCACGATCGTCGAGCGGATGTCGGGTGCCGTGGTGACCCACCGCAAGACCCACTGGTTCGTCGGCACCGGGCTGCTCGCGCTCGCTGGGGTGCCGCCGCTGTTCGGGTTCGTCTCCAAGGACCTCATCATCGACGAGGTGCTGCGCGGGGCCGCCGACGGACGCACCGCCTCCTACGTATCCGCCGTTGCCCTGCTGCTCGTCGTGCCGCTCACCGCCGCCTACTCGATGCGCGCCTGGCTGGTGCTCGCCCACCGCACGGTGCTGCAGCGACACCAGGTGCTCGACGTCGTCGACGACTCCTACTCGGTAGAGGACGTCGGCCTGATGGACATGCTCGTCGAGGGTGAACCGGTTGACGAATACGGCCGCCCGCTGCGGCAACCCGAACCCGAACCCGAACCCGAACCGGAACTCGCGATCCCGCGTCCGCCGTGGTTGACCCGTCTCGGCCTCGTTCTGCTCGCGCTCGCCGGCGTCGCCGGTGGCGCGCTGGTCGTCAGCCCGTGGTTCGACGTCAACTACCTGCACCCGCAGTGGCTCATCGTCGCCTCGGGCCTGCTGGCGATCGCGGCGGCCGGGGTGCTCGTGCGGGTGCTCAGCCTGCGCACCACCTACGGCGACGCGGCGTCGCGTCTGCCGCTCGGGCTGCGCAGCTTCGCCTCCCGTGGCGCCGACGTCGACCGCCTCTACGTGGCCCTGGTCGGACGCCCGGTCGAGGCGCTCGCCGTGGTCGTGGCGCGGGTCGACGCCCTCATCGAACGCGGCGTTCGCGGGCTCGGCACCGGCGCGCTCGCCCTTGCCGAACGCGGCGCCCGCGCCCACACCGGCGCTCCCTCCTTCGGCCTGGTCGCCGTCGCGGTGGGCGTCGTGCTGGCCGGCCTGCTGGGGGTGACGCTGTGGTGAACACCGAAGTGATCGCGCTGCTCGCGTTGCCGTTCCTGCCGCTGGTCGCGGGGTTCGCCCTCGTCGGCGGCGGACGCTGGCCGCGTGCCGTCACCGCAACGACGGCGTTCGCGCTCGCCGCCCTCACCACGGTCGCGACCGTCGCGCTGTCGATCCTCGTCGCTGTCGAGCGGCCCTCGCTCGATCGGCAGTGGGTGCAGTCGTTGGGGCTGCGGTTCCACCTCGGCGTCGACGGCATCAGCATTCCGCTGCTCGTGCTGACCGCCGCGATCGGGCTGCTCGCGGTGTTGCACCGCCGCACCGAGGAAACGACCGGCTCGCCCGCGACGTACTACGGCTGCCTGCTGATCATCGTCGGCGGCGCCCTGCTGACCTTCCTCGCGCGCGACGCGATCCTGTTCTTCATCGCGTTCGAGATCGTGCTGGTGCCGATGTGGGTGCTCATCGGGGTGTTCGGCGACCGCACCGACCCGGCCGCCACCCGCCGCGCCGCGCTCACCTTCGTGCTCTACACGGTGCTCGGCTCGACGCTGATGCTCGCCGGCATCCTCGCCCTCGTGTTCTCGGCCGGCACCACCGACCTCACCGTGCTCGGCAGGGGAGTGAGCATGCCCGCGGCGCAGCAGACCGCGATCGCCGCGCTGCTGCTGGCCGGGCTCGCGGTGAAGGTGCCGCTGTGGCCGCTGCACTCCTGGTTGCCCGCCGCCCACACCGCGGCCCCGACCGGCGGGTCGATGCTGCTGGCGGCCGTGCTGCTCAAGCTCGGCACGTACGGCGTGGTGCGGCTGCTCGTCGGTCCGCTCGGCGACGGCTGGCGCACCCTGGCGCCGCTGGTCGGTGTGCTCGCCGTCACCGGCATCATCTGGGCCGGGCTGGTCTGCCTGGTCGAGCCCTCGCTCAAGCGGGTCATCGCCTACTCGTCCGTGGCGCACATGGGCGTCGTGATGCTCGCCCTCGCCGCCGGCACCGAACTCGGCCTGCGGGCAGCGCTGTTCGGCAACATCAGCCACGGCATCATCTCGGCGCTGCTGTTCGCGGTCGCGGGCGGTCTGAAGCACCGCTGGCACGGTGACCGGCTCGACGTGCCGCGCGACGCCGTCCGCGACGTCAGCCCGCGGCTCGGTTTCGCCCTGCTGCTCGGCCTCGCCGCATCCCTCGGACTGCCCGCCCTCGCCGGTTTCTGGGCCGAGTTCCTCACCCTGCTGTCCGCCTGGCAGCCGGCCACCGACCGCACCCTGTTCAAGGTGCTCGCCGCGTTTGCGGCGCTCGGCGCGGTGCTCGGCGCGGCGTACGCCCTGCGGATCGCGCGCACCGCGTGGGCCGGTTCGGACGACCGCAACGAACGGCAGCTGCCCGACGAGGCGCGGTGGTCGGACGCCCACGGGCTCGAGTGGTCGGTGATCGCCGTGCTGGTCGTGGCCGTCGTCGTGCTCGGTGTCTGGCCGACCGGACTCATGGATCTCATGACACCCGCCATCCAGCAGTTGGGGGCGTTGCGATGAACATTCGGATCGACTGGATGCCGCTGCTTCCGGTCCTCATCCCGGCCGTGGCGGCCGTGCTGGTGCTGGTGATCGACGCGATCGTGCCGCGCCGGCGCGTCGTCCACTTCGTCGTCGCGGCCCTTGCCCTCGCCGGCGCGCTCGTCAGCGTCGTGCCGCAACTGCTGCGGAACTTCGACGACCCGGCACGCTCGCTGTGCCAACCCGACGGCGGCTGCTTCTACGTGATCGACAGCGTCGGTGCCGGCCTGCAGGCGACCGCCCTGCTGGCCGCACTGGTGATCGTGCTGCTCGCGCTGCCGGTGCGGATCAGCGCCTCCAGCACCGTCGTGCAGGTGGCGGCGCTGCTGACCACCACCGCCGGCGCCACCGGCGTGGTCGCGGCGCGCGACCTTCCCGCCTGGCTGGTGCTGCTGGAGATCGCGACCGTGCCGACGGTGGTGCTCGTCGCGGTGCGCGCCCGTCGCACCGCGGTCGACGGCGCGCTCAACCTGCTCACCACCTCGCTGGTGTCGTTCGCGGTGACCGCGATGGGTGTCGCGATGTGGTTCGCGGCGTCGGGCTCGGCCACCTTCGACAACAACACCGTGCTCGCCGCGATGCAGACCCCGGAGACCCGTCGCATCCTCGCCGTCTCACTCATGCTGATCGTGGCGGGCGTGGGCTTCAAGCTGTCGCTGGTGCCGTTCCACGCCTGGACGCCCGAGGCCTACGCGGGTGCCTCCACCCCGATGACCGCGTTCCTCGCCACCGTCTCCAAGATCGCCGCCCTCGGGGCGCTACTGGCCGTCGCCCGGCCGATCGCGGCGGTCGGCGGGTCGACCCTCGTCGCGATCGCGGCGGTGGCCGGGTTGTCGATGACGGTCGGCAACGTGATGGCGCTGCGCGAGACCGACACCTTGCGCTTCATGGGGTGGTCGTCGGTGGCGCAGGCCGGCTGGGTGGTGCTGCCGCTCGCGACCGCGTCCGGCGGCGCCGAGCACGCGGCCGCGTCCTACCTGGTCATCTACGTCGTCGCGACGCTCGCGGTGTTCATCGCGCTCACCGCCGTCGCCCACCGGCAGGGCCGCGCGGCGGTGACCGACCTCGACGCGATCGCCGGGCTCGGACGCCGTCAGCCCTGGACCGGTGTGCTCTTCGCGCTCGGGTTGCTCACCCTCGCCGGCCTGCCGCCCGCGGTCAGCGGGGTGCTCGCCAAGGTGGCCGTGCTGCAACCGGTGGCCGGTGCCCGGCAGTGGCTGCTGTTGGTGGTCGCGGCGATCAACGCGATGCTCGGTGTGGCGGTCTACCTGCGCTGGATCTGGCGGGCCTTCACCTCCTGCGGCGATGTGCCGCACCGCACCCTGCGGGCGCACCCGGTGCACCTGGCGCTGACCGTGATCGCGGTGCCCGCCGTGATCGTGGTGAGCCTGGCTCCGCAGTACCTCTTCTGGCTCGTCGACTGAGTTCGCCGGGGTGCGCACGGCGGCCCTAGACTCAGCGCTCGTGCATCGGTTCGACGAGAAGACCCAACAGCTCAGCGACGCGATCGCGGCCTACGCCGACGAACGCCTGAAACTCGACCCGGTGCCGCTCGACGGGCCCGCGACCCCCGAGGAGTTGCAGGAACTCGTCGGTCAGACGATCACCCGCGAGGGGCTCGGCGGGCTGTCGGCCCTCGAACTGTTCGCCGAGAAGCTCGCGCCGAACTGCCTGTCGATCGACCACCCGCGCTACCTGTCGTTCATCCCGTGCGCGCCCACCCGGGAAGCCGCGATGTTCGACCTCGTCGTCGGTGCGTCCGCGCTCTACGCCGGGTCGTGGCTGGAGGGCTCGGGTGCGGTCTACGCCGAGAACCAGGCGCTGCGCTGGATCGCCGACCTGGTCGGGTTGCCGGCCGAGGCGGGCGGTCAGTTCGTGCAGGGCGGCACCATCGGCAACCTCTCGGCGCTCGTCGCCGCCCGCGAGTCGGCCCGGGAGAAGAGCACCGGACGGCCCTACCGGGTGGCCGCCACCTACGGCTCGCACTCCTCGATCGCGACCGCCTGCAAGGTGATGGACGCCGAACTGGTGAAGGTGCCGCTCGACAACTGGCAGCTCACCGGCGAAAACCTACGAAAGGTGTTGCAGGACAACGACCCCGACACCTTCTTCGCGGTCGTGGCGACGGCCGGCACGACCAACTTCGGCATCATCGACGACATCGCGTCGGTCGCCGAGGTGTGCGAGGAGTACGGCATCTGGTTGCACGTCGACGGCGCCTACGGCGGTGCCGGTCTGGCGGCGCCGAGCATCCGGTCGAAGTACGCCGGCATCGAGCGCTGCAACTCCTTCATCGTCGACCCGCACAAGTGGCTGTTCGCGCCGTTCGACTGCTGCGCGCTCATCTACCGCGACCCGGTGCAAGGCCGCGCGGCGCACACCCAGCACGCCACCTACCTCGACGTGCTCACCGACTCCGCCGAGTGGAACCCGTCCGACTTCTCGATCGGCCTCACCCGCCGCGCTCGCGGTCTGCCGTTCTGGTTCTCGCTCGCGGTCAACGGCACCGACAAGTACACCGAGGCGATCGAGCACACCCTCGACATTGCCCGGTTCGCCAACGCCGAGATCACCGAGCGACCCTACCTCGAACTCGTGCGCGAGGGTTCGCTCACCGTCGTGGTGTTCCGCCGGCTCGGCTGGACGGCGCAGGACTACCAGCGCTGGTCGGACGACCTGTTGAAGCGCGAGATCGGTTTCGTCGTGCCCACCTCGCACGAGGGGGAGACGCTCGCCCGGTTCGCGATCGTCAACCCGCTCACCAGCGAGGACGACATCACCGAGATCCTCGACACGATGGCCTGAGTCGGCCCGAGTTCGTCGGCCACGTTCGGCAGCCTAGGCGTTGCATCACCGGCGATCGGACATCCTGTCGAGCGCGACGACGCGGGCTACTGACGAGTCCGTGATTGAGTCACCTCATGGACACCAGCACGGGCGTCGTCTTCCCGGTCAGCAACACCGCCAATATGGCCGAATCGCATGAGGAAGAACGCAGTTCGTCGGCGTTCGGGCGCGCGGTGGTGGCCGAAGCGCTCGCCTCGGTCGATGCTGCCGGGGCCGACGCCGCGCAGCGGGACACCGGGTGGCGGCGCGGTTATCCCCAGCACCTGCGCCGGCTGGTCGAGGTCGGTGCCACCGACCACCGCGCGGCAATGGCGATCGCCCGTGACGGGCTGGCGTCGGTGCACGACCGGATGTGCTGGCTGCCGGCGTCGGGCGGACACGACCGTTCCCTGGCCGATGCGTTCGCGACGCCCCTGCCGCACGCGCGATGGGACTCCGTCACCGTCGCCGGCGAAGGGGCGGCCGAAACCGAATTCACGTTGCCGTACAAGGGAACCCGGCTGCAGGGCGACGCCCTGCGTGAGCGCCTGGACGGCTGGGTGACCGACGGCGTCATCGAGCCGGGTGTGCGCGACGCGGTGAACAAGGTGCTCGACAATCCCGACTGGCTCGACGTGCGCGACCGCACGTTCGTCGTGCTCGGGGCGGGCGCGGAGATGGGACCACTGCGTTCCTTGCTGCGCTGGGGTGGCCGGGTTGTCGGCATCGACCTGCCGCGGGCGGCGCTGTGGTCGTCGCTGTTCGACGTCGCGCGCCAGGGTGCCGGATCGCTGGTCGTGCCGGTCGCCGCCGGGCGGGCCGACGCGTCCGACCCCGCGCAGCACGCCGGTGCCGACCTGTTGCA
This genomic stretch from Calidifontibacter indicus harbors:
- a CDS encoding NADH-quinone oxidoreductase subunit L; translated protein: MNRLDTHTGALDLALQPSHLAVLLPALGAVLVILAVRRSNAAASVIVRIAGLLGLLAPAWLVWQSMRGGLRPVVATVGVPVASTEMTLPLNLHVTRTAIVVSVAVALVSLVVQQFGRWYLYNDPRYRSFAATVGLFTAAMQLVVLSGDVVLTLVGWELMGWCSYVLIGHESERAKARRASYKAFIVTRLADAPFYLGLVVLASWAKTTSITGIIQFWTGVPGHALTFALLCIVCGVAGKSALVPFQDWLPDAMEGPTPASALIHAATMVAAGTYLVTVLHPLFVLSPRACLVLAVLAGITTVFAALLAFAQHDLKKLLAWSTVSQMGLMLAGFAGLPDAVKPDVVLLHLLAHAGFKALLFLMVGWLAVLVGGTIVERMSGAVVTHRKTHWFVGTGLLALAGVPPLFGFVSKDLIIDEVLRGAADGRTASYVSAVALLLVVPLTAAYSMRAWLVLAHRTVLQRHQVLDVVDDSYSVEDVGLMDMLVEGEPVDEYGRPLRQPEPEPEPEPELAIPRPPWLTRLGLVLLALAGVAGGALVVSPWFDVNYLHPQWLIVASGLLAIAAAGVLVRVLSLRTTYGDAASRLPLGLRSFASRGADVDRLYVALVGRPVEALAVVVARVDALIERGVRGLGTGALALAERGARAHTGAPSFGLVAVAVGVVLAGLLGVTLW
- a CDS encoding complex I subunit 4 family protein is translated as MNTEVIALLALPFLPLVAGFALVGGGRWPRAVTATTAFALAALTTVATVALSILVAVERPSLDRQWVQSLGLRFHLGVDGISIPLLVLTAAIGLLAVLHRRTEETTGSPATYYGCLLIIVGGALLTFLARDAILFFIAFEIVLVPMWVLIGVFGDRTDPAATRRAALTFVLYTVLGSTLMLAGILALVFSAGTTDLTVLGRGVSMPAAQQTAIAALLLAGLAVKVPLWPLHSWLPAAHTAAPTGGSMLLAAVLLKLGTYGVVRLLVGPLGDGWRTLAPLVGVLAVTGIIWAGLVCLVEPSLKRVIAYSSVAHMGVVMLALAAGTELGLRAALFGNISHGIISALLFAVAGGLKHRWHGDRLDVPRDAVRDVSPRLGFALLLGLAASLGLPALAGFWAEFLTLLSAWQPATDRTLFKVLAAFAALGAVLGAAYALRIARTAWAGSDDRNERQLPDEARWSDAHGLEWSVIAVLVVAVVVLGVWPTGLMDLMTPAIQQLGALR
- a CDS encoding NADH-quinone oxidoreductase subunit N, which translates into the protein MNIRIDWMPLLPVLIPAVAAVLVLVIDAIVPRRRVVHFVVAALALAGALVSVVPQLLRNFDDPARSLCQPDGGCFYVIDSVGAGLQATALLAALVIVLLALPVRISASSTVVQVAALLTTTAGATGVVAARDLPAWLVLLEIATVPTVVLVAVRARRTAVDGALNLLTTSLVSFAVTAMGVAMWFAASGSATFDNNTVLAAMQTPETRRILAVSLMLIVAGVGFKLSLVPFHAWTPEAYAGASTPMTAFLATVSKIAALGALLAVARPIAAVGGSTLVAIAAVAGLSMTVGNVMALRETDTLRFMGWSSVAQAGWVVLPLATASGGAEHAAASYLVIYVVATLAVFIALTAVAHRQGRAAVTDLDAIAGLGRRQPWTGVLFALGLLTLAGLPPAVSGVLAKVAVLQPVAGARQWLLLVVAAINAMLGVAVYLRWIWRAFTSCGDVPHRTLRAHPVHLALTVIAVPAVIVVSLAPQYLFWLVD
- a CDS encoding pyridoxal phosphate-dependent decarboxylase family protein, coding for MHRFDEKTQQLSDAIAAYADERLKLDPVPLDGPATPEELQELVGQTITREGLGGLSALELFAEKLAPNCLSIDHPRYLSFIPCAPTREAAMFDLVVGASALYAGSWLEGSGAVYAENQALRWIADLVGLPAEAGGQFVQGGTIGNLSALVAARESAREKSTGRPYRVAATYGSHSSIATACKVMDAELVKVPLDNWQLTGENLRKVLQDNDPDTFFAVVATAGTTNFGIIDDIASVAEVCEEYGIWLHVDGAYGGAGLAAPSIRSKYAGIERCNSFIVDPHKWLFAPFDCCALIYRDPVQGRAAHTQHATYLDVLTDSAEWNPSDFSIGLTRRARGLPFWFSLAVNGTDKYTEAIEHTLDIARFANAEITERPYLELVREGSLTVVVFRRLGWTAQDYQRWSDDLLKREIGFVVPTSHEGETLARFAIVNPLTSEDDITEILDTMA